A stretch of the Papaver somniferum cultivar HN1 chromosome 6, ASM357369v1, whole genome shotgun sequence genome encodes the following:
- the LOC113287941 gene encoding uncharacterized protein LOC113287941: MKISNPSHHYSSSEKIPVRLLSSSKNASPDSDLHQGITKNKLLGRKKIRNPGFNVKLKKDVGNGKRSGPATPLLSWKFNDKKNVEEDNDTNKGDANLSKRCRRKVKSNGGGGTERDSSVSARKLAAGLLWQLEDVHGGQRRVTPKKSSDHLEFEGGVAHLPFHCHGDARSREFGAEKEDLLQSNVSFCGPKNGYLYKVNPSMSLKNSVMERATKWDPGYSKTSDEVYRFYGQMKLLEDQQIANVSVVSTLQAELEQARTRIDELENERRSSKKKLEHFLRKLADEKAAWRSREYEKVRAIIDDVKGELNRERKNRQRMELVNSKLVGELAEVKLSAKRYMQDYEKERKSRELMEEVCDELAKEIGEDKAEVEALKRDSMKIREEVDEERKMLQMAEVWREERVQMKLVDAKLTLEDKYSQLSKLILDLDAFLRMRCTTLDVMEMREAELLRGAASNVKIQDTKFSYEPPKSDDIFSIFEELQGEIMEKEIGPCQGYSPASHIHTMSPDANGYSRKSMSKYSNGSIDENGEVEEEDDDGSGWETVSQADELGSSYSQEGTDPSVNKIRRKSNVSAGGKEWEDNAGRETPDTEISEISSGSARRSIKKKGSSIARIWRSLPTNGDNCKTISVDGTNGRLSNGRISNVGTISPDHGSGKGGLSPRSSIGHWSSPDSANPHVTRGMKGCIEWPLGNQKNSLKAKLLEARMESQKIQLRQVLKQKI; this comes from the exons ATGAAGATATCAAACCCAAGTCATCATTACTCCTCATCAGAAAAAATCCCAGTAAGATTATTATCTTCTTCAAAAAATGCTTCTCCAGATTCGGATCTTCATCAAGGGATAACGAAAAATAAATTACTTGGTAGAAAGAAAATTAGAAACCCTGGTTTTAATGTAAAGTTAAAGAAAGATGTTGGTAATGGTAAAAGAAGTGGACCTGCTACTCCTCTTCTAAGTTGGAAGtttaatgataaaaaaaatgtgGAAGAAGATAATGATACTAATAAAGGGGATGCTAATTTAAGTAAGAGATGTAGAAGAAAAGTCAagagtaatggtggtggtggaacagAGAGAGATTCTTCAGTTTCTGCTAGAAAACTTGCTGCTGGTTTGTTATGGCAGTTGGAAGATGTTCATGGTGGTCAAAGACGAGTTACGCCCAAGAAATCTTCTGATCATTTAGAGTTTGAG GGGGGTGTTGCACATTTACCATTTCATTGTCATGGTGATGCTCGTAGTAGAGAATTTGGTGCAGAAAAGGAGGATTTGCTACAAAGTAATGTTTCTTTCTGTGGTCCAAAGAATGGATACCTTTACAAG GTTAATCCTTCTATGTCACTGAAGAATTCTGTGATGGAGCGGGCAACTAAATGGGACCCTGGGTACTCAAAAACATCGGACGAGGTATACCGATTTTATGGCCAAATGAAGCTTTTGGAAGACCAGCAGATTGCTAATGTCTCGGTGGTTTCTACCCTGCAAGCAGAACTTGAGCAGGCGCGAACCCGCATTGATGAGCTTGAGAATGAGCGCCGATCCTCAAAGAAGAAGCTGGAGCATTTCTTGAGGAAACTTGCGGATGAAAAGGCTGCTTGGCGGAGCAGAGAGTATGAGAAGGTGAGGGCAATAATCGATGATGTCAAGGGTGAGTTAAACAGAGAGAGGAAAAATCGTCAGAGGATGGAACTAGTGAACTCTAAGTTGGTCGGTGAGCTTGCTGAGGTCAAGTTATCTGCAAAAAGGTATATGCAAGACTacgaaaaagagagaaaatctagagagcTCATGGAGGAAGTGTGTGATGAGCTTGCGAAAGAAATTGGAGAAGACAAGGCTGAAGTAGAGGCGCTGAAGAGGGATTCCATGAAAATTCGTGAAGAAGTTGATGAAGAGAGGAAGATGTTGCAGATGGCTGAGGTATGGCGTGAAGAGCGAGTCCAGATGAAGCTTGTTGATGCAAAGCTGACTCTTGAAGATAAGTATTCCCAGTTGAGTAAGCTTATATTAGATCTTGATGCCTTTCTAAGAATGAGATGCACAACGCTAGATGTTATGGAAATGAGAGAAGCCGAGTTGCTCCGAGGGGCAGCTAGTAATGTAAAAATTCAAGATACAAAATTCTCTTATGAGCCTCCAAAGTCAGATGACATCTTCTCTATTTTTGAGGAGCTTCAAGGTGAAATTATGGAGAAGGAAATCGGACCATGTCAGGGTTACTCTCCTGCAAGCCATATCCACACCATGAGTCCTGATGCCAATGGGTATAGCAGAAAATCTATGTCAAAGTATTCCAATGGCTCTATAGATGAAAATGgggaagtggaagaagaagatgatgatggaagTGGTTGGGAAACTGTAAGTCAAGCTGACGAGCTAGGTTCAAGTTATTCACAGGAAGGAACTGACCCATCAGTTAACAAAATCAGAAGGAAAAGTAATGTTTCAGCTGGAGGAAAAGAATGGGAGGACAATGCAGGAAGGGAGACACCGGATActgaaatcagtgaaataagcTCGGGTTCTGCCAGGCGATCTATTAAGAAGAAAGGTTCATCTATAGCTAGGATTTGGAGATCATTGCCAACTAACGGTGATAATTGCAAGACAATCTCAGTAGATGGGACGAATGGAAGGCTTTCAAATGGAAGAATCTCTAATGTGGGAACCATTTCTCCAGACCATGGATCAGGCAAAGGTGGGCTTAGCCCCCGTAGTTCGATTGGACACTGGAGCTCTCCTGATTCTGCAAATCCACATGTTACTCGAGGGATGAAAGGATGCATTGAGTGGCCATTGGGCAACCAGAAAAACAGTTTGAAGGCAAAGCTTTTGGAAGCAAGGATGGAAAGCCAGAAAATTCAATTGCGTCAGGTTCTTAAACAGAAGATCTAA